A stretch of the Photobacterium sp. CCB-ST2H9 genome encodes the following:
- the xapA gene encoding xanthosine phosphorylase: MSIDPVNHALETIYARKPGFQPKAAFILGSGLGVLADELEERVVIPYESLDGFPVSTVEGHSGELVLGKMFGNEVVCMKGRGHYYEHQSMKVMTNPVRTFKRLGCEFLLVTNAAGSLRPERIDVGSLVIFNDHINTMPESPMTGPNDDQYGPRFFSLANAYDKNLREEAKAVAVSEGIPVNDGVFVSYTGPNFETAAEIRMMQIIGGDVVGMSVVPEVISAAHCGLPVLAVCAITNMAEGLSDVQLSHEQTLRCAKLAEKDFIHLIKAFIRQHFGNARVNA, from the coding sequence ATGTCGATCGATCCGGTTAACCATGCATTAGAAACCATTTATGCCCGAAAACCCGGCTTTCAGCCCAAAGCTGCCTTTATTCTGGGTTCAGGTCTGGGCGTTCTTGCAGATGAGCTGGAAGAGCGTGTCGTGATCCCCTATGAGTCTCTCGACGGATTTCCCGTCAGTACCGTGGAAGGCCACTCCGGCGAACTGGTGCTGGGGAAAATGTTCGGTAACGAGGTCGTCTGCATGAAAGGACGTGGCCACTATTACGAACATCAGTCGATGAAAGTCATGACCAACCCGGTTCGTACCTTTAAACGACTGGGCTGTGAATTCCTTTTAGTCACCAATGCGGCAGGTTCGCTCCGTCCGGAGCGCATTGATGTGGGCTCGTTGGTCATTTTTAATGATCACATCAACACAATGCCGGAATCACCCATGACTGGCCCGAATGATGATCAGTACGGCCCGAGATTTTTCAGTCTCGCCAATGCGTACGATAAAAACTTGCGCGAAGAAGCCAAAGCCGTTGCCGTGAGTGAAGGCATCCCTGTCAATGACGGCGTGTTTGTGTCCTATACCGGACCCAACTTTGAAACCGCGGCTGAAATCCGCATGATGCAAATCATCGGTGGTGATGTGGTGGGTATGTCTGTGGTGCCAGAAGTGATATCAGCCGCACACTGTGGCCTGCCGGTCCTGGCGGTTTGCGCCATTACCAATATGGCTGAGGGCCTGAGTGATGTTCAGCTTTCTCATGAGCAAACCCTGCGTTGTGCCAAACTGGCTGAAAAAGACTTTATCCACTTAATCAAAGCCTTCATCAGACAGCATTTCGGCAATGCCAGGGTCAATGCATAA
- a CDS encoding VWA domain-containing protein: MKRKIQVAMLAVMAGTLTACWDDDNDDPSGTAKTALIRTEVLAVNNEHCASGGLRIIAGYDDNQNAQLDEAEYVSSKYICNNGQQRSDGEGSAIFDQALVGVAFIAKDDVNCPAGGQKIFMGVDTNANSVLDSDEVTDTQILCSDGSLNAPESVINALTASPSTILANGSSVLEATITNPSEIDAIVWKDEAGKVLQPRSQNEQNILDLQAGSELGQYTYRVSIEKKDTSGKLVLQTKSVTITVSQAPSATQTVSLDTRQVFLPDDFTMSSVTGDITGTVIYGNPQPAPANALLRLAAIPTPENTELVGFVAERGALNQGTTAEQILQSMVNAVSNNLPSAGDHIDQYSQTILDGGDVSASYNITLTSSMLPTNLLQIMLQQMAVNQIGGSTDALTPASTEVAVTDFQFDIVVSYSQAADSLIITATLVGKNNAGRYADVISATTSENISAALGSTLELQADWFRAVEQTTSKADFLFVIDNSGSMSDEQNKLSSMTQSFINTIGASGIDFKVGTITTDSDVLRGTGFTSDVNQIETDFIPGIYGSGNERGIYFSEKALDPVQGTVTLAGYPRVGASLSVVIVSDEPSHYGSTPQPFDPSQNLFVDNGYRVYAIVKPGDASLSQYDDLAVSTLGKVLNIDQISEYDSFMSTVANNAGATSAGYKLSLAATHQILSSSLAVKVDGVDVPRSTSDGWQYYPLSESVVFTGTAIPPVGAQIYIAYQYIKTTP, from the coding sequence ATGAAAAGGAAAATTCAAGTCGCAATGCTGGCTGTGATGGCCGGCACGTTAACGGCCTGCTGGGATGATGACAACGATGATCCGTCCGGCACCGCAAAAACAGCACTGATCCGAACAGAGGTGCTGGCTGTGAATAACGAACATTGCGCATCAGGCGGATTACGTATTATCGCGGGGTATGATGACAATCAAAATGCTCAGCTGGATGAAGCAGAATATGTGTCTTCCAAATATATTTGCAATAACGGTCAGCAGCGTTCGGATGGTGAAGGCAGCGCTATTTTTGATCAGGCGCTGGTGGGGGTTGCCTTTATTGCCAAAGACGATGTGAACTGTCCGGCAGGCGGGCAGAAAATATTCATGGGTGTCGACACAAATGCCAACAGTGTGCTGGACAGCGATGAAGTGACTGACACCCAGATCCTCTGCAGTGATGGTTCGCTCAATGCACCAGAATCTGTCATCAACGCTCTGACAGCCTCCCCTTCGACGATTCTGGCTAACGGCAGTTCAGTCCTGGAAGCCACGATCACCAATCCGTCAGAGATCGATGCGATTGTCTGGAAAGATGAAGCGGGCAAAGTATTGCAGCCAAGAAGCCAGAACGAGCAGAATATTCTCGACCTGCAGGCCGGGAGTGAGCTGGGGCAATATACCTATCGCGTGTCCATCGAGAAAAAGGACACTTCCGGCAAACTGGTGCTGCAGACAAAATCGGTGACGATTACGGTCAGTCAGGCACCTTCCGCAACACAGACGGTGTCACTGGATACCCGTCAGGTATTCCTGCCGGATGACTTTACGATGTCTTCTGTGACCGGGGATATCACGGGGACTGTGATTTACGGCAATCCGCAACCGGCCCCGGCGAATGCATTGCTGAGGCTGGCTGCAATTCCGACGCCGGAGAATACTGAGCTGGTAGGCTTTGTGGCTGAACGTGGCGCGCTGAATCAGGGAACAACGGCCGAGCAGATTCTGCAATCAATGGTGAATGCGGTCAGTAATAATCTGCCGTCAGCCGGGGATCATATCGATCAGTATTCTCAGACCATTCTGGATGGCGGGGATGTCTCGGCGAGCTACAATATCACGCTGACCAGCAGTATGCTGCCCACGAACCTGCTGCAAATTATGCTTCAGCAAATGGCAGTGAATCAGATTGGCGGTTCGACTGACGCGTTAACTCCCGCTTCCACCGAAGTGGCAGTCACTGATTTTCAGTTTGATATTGTCGTGAGTTACTCGCAGGCTGCGGACAGTCTGATCATCACGGCGACACTGGTTGGTAAAAATAATGCTGGCCGTTACGCCGATGTCATCAGTGCCACGACCTCCGAAAATATCAGTGCCGCGCTGGGCAGTACGCTGGAGTTACAGGCGGACTGGTTCCGGGCTGTGGAGCAGACAACCTCAAAAGCTGATTTTCTGTTCGTGATTGATAACTCAGGCAGTATGTCGGATGAACAGAATAAGCTGAGCAGCATGACGCAGAGTTTTATCAATACGATTGGCGCTTCAGGGATTGATTTCAAAGTGGGTACCATTACTACAGACTCAGATGTGCTCAGAGGAACCGGATTTACCAGCGATGTGAACCAGATTGAGACGGATTTCATTCCGGGTATTTATGGCAGCGGAAATGAGCGGGGTATTTACTTCTCTGAGAAGGCATTGGATCCGGTTCAGGGGACAGTCACGCTGGCGGGTTATCCGCGCGTCGGGGCGTCGTTGTCGGTGGTGATTGTCAGTGATGAACCCAGTCACTACGGGAGTACACCACAACCGTTTGATCCCAGCCAGAACCTGTTTGTGGATAACGGCTACCGTGTGTATGCCATTGTTAAACCCGGAGATGCAAGTCTCAGTCAGTATGATGATTTAGCGGTTTCCACTTTGGGGAAAGTGCTGAATATCGATCAGATCTCTGAATATGACAGCTTTATGAGCACAGTCGCCAACAATGCCGGGGCAACCAGTGCGGGCTACAAATTGTCACTGGCTGCGACCCATCAGATCCTGTCGTCATCTCTGGCGGTGAAAGTAGACGGTGTTGATGTCCCGAGAAGTACATCTGACGGTTGGCAGTATTATCCGTTATCAGAATCGGTTGTGTTTACTGGGACCGCGATTCCGCCGGTCGGCGCTCAAATTTATATCGCTTATCAGTACATAAAAACAACACCCTGA
- the adhP gene encoding alcohol dehydrogenase AdhP, whose product MKAAVVNEYKGKLVIKDIPVPAVKPRDVLVKIHACGVCHTDLHACHGDWPVKPKMPLVPGHEGVGEIVQVGSEIHHLKIGDRVGVPWLYSACGHCEYCLSGRETLCLDQHNAGYSVDGGYAEYCLAHGEYVVKIPEGLSYVDAAPLFCAGVTTYKALKVAEVKPGQWVAVIGVGGLGHLAVQYAKAMGMNVIAVDTGAEKMALAKELGAEHCIDFMKEKPSEAIHRLVGGVHGVVCTAVSKPAFEEAYRSVRRGGSCVLVGLPPDEMPIPIFDTVLNGIKVIGSIVGTRQDLQECLQFAAEGKVRAITEVKALEDINDIFDDMMKGEITGRIVMNLES is encoded by the coding sequence ATGAAAGCTGCTGTTGTGAATGAATACAAAGGGAAACTGGTCATTAAGGACATCCCTGTCCCCGCTGTGAAACCCCGCGACGTGCTGGTGAAAATTCATGCTTGTGGTGTGTGCCATACCGATCTGCATGCCTGTCACGGTGACTGGCCGGTGAAACCGAAAATGCCGCTGGTTCCGGGACATGAAGGGGTGGGCGAAATTGTTCAGGTGGGCAGTGAGATCCATCATCTCAAGATTGGCGATCGTGTCGGTGTGCCCTGGTTGTATTCGGCTTGCGGCCATTGTGAATACTGTTTGTCCGGACGGGAAACCCTGTGTCTGGATCAGCATAATGCCGGTTACTCCGTGGATGGCGGTTACGCAGAATACTGTCTGGCGCACGGTGAGTATGTGGTGAAGATCCCCGAAGGTCTGTCTTATGTCGATGCGGCACCCTTGTTCTGCGCTGGTGTCACTACCTATAAAGCACTGAAAGTGGCCGAGGTAAAACCGGGTCAGTGGGTGGCTGTGATTGGTGTAGGCGGGCTGGGGCACCTGGCCGTGCAATATGCCAAAGCCATGGGAATGAACGTGATTGCAGTAGATACCGGTGCGGAGAAAATGGCGCTGGCAAAAGAGCTGGGTGCAGAACATTGCATCGATTTCATGAAAGAAAAACCATCGGAAGCGATTCATCGTCTGGTGGGCGGCGTGCATGGTGTGGTCTGTACCGCGGTTTCCAAACCAGCGTTCGAAGAGGCGTACCGTTCTGTCCGTCGTGGCGGCAGCTGCGTACTGGTTGGCTTGCCGCCGGATGAAATGCCGATTCCGATTTTTGATACCGTGCTGAACGGCATTAAAGTGATTGGTTCGATTGTCGGTACCCGGCAAGATTTGCAGGAATGCCTGCAATTTGCCGCTGAAGGCAAAGTGAGAGCCATTACGGAAGTCAAAGCGCTGGAAGATATCAACGATATTTTCGATGACATGATGAAAGGTGAAATCACAGGCCGGATTGTGATGAATCTGGAATCCTGA
- a CDS encoding esterase-like activity of phytase family protein, with product MKSNINGLALAVTVGLALMSAMSDAASAKADNSWRFQRISAFPTYLNLPATLSGRHETSAEIIAATDDQRFVLYTDSPSEGVGIVDLGDPRQPKPAGFFVLDGEPTSLDVTLDSALIAVNTSESYARPGGYLAHWRISSQQEVSRCDLGGQPDSVAISPDKSFVAVAIENERDEDLNDGKLPQFPAGGLVLIPLKSGVPVCDEKRWVSLTGLAKIAPADPEPEFVAINAQNQIVVTLQENNHLVIVDGRSGQVVNHFSAGEVNLDHVDIKQEKALHFDGSLHQVRREPDAVKWLDDHRFVTANEGDYKGGSRGFTIFDTTGKVLYESGMDLEHRAALAGHYPEKRSENKGIEPEGLAVGTFGGQQYIFVLSERGSVVGVYRDTGAAPEFVQLLPSGISPESAVALAGRGLFVTANETDLGEEGGARAHVMVYEWRQGVAAYPQIQSVMHRGQPVGWGALSGLAADEQHPGRLYAVNDSFYKKQPAIFRIDARRRPALIEEMIPVTRDGKTAKGLDLEGITPDGNGGFWLASEGNRQKAVPHALYHVNAQGEILAQVDFPARLLETETRFGAEGLTKIGDVLWVAIQRPWKDDPKNTTKLLAYHLKENRWQAVRYPLEAVENGWVGLSEIAAYGDSLYLIERDNQIGEQAVIKQITRVRLKDLNPADLGTELPLVRKEVVRDLLPDLKLSGGYVVDKVEGLTFDITGQAFVVTDNDGVDDSSGETLFFSLGNFSTAQ from the coding sequence ATGAAAAGTAACATAAATGGGCTGGCACTGGCTGTGACGGTTGGTCTGGCGCTGATGTCTGCAATGTCTGACGCAGCTTCAGCAAAGGCGGACAACTCCTGGCGTTTTCAGCGCATCAGTGCGTTCCCGACTTATCTCAATCTTCCGGCGACTCTGTCCGGGCGGCATGAGACATCGGCAGAAATTATTGCAGCCACGGATGACCAGCGATTTGTGTTGTATACCGACAGTCCTTCAGAAGGTGTCGGGATTGTGGATCTGGGCGATCCGCGTCAGCCAAAGCCAGCAGGTTTCTTCGTACTGGATGGTGAACCAACGTCGCTGGATGTAACGCTGGATTCGGCATTGATTGCTGTGAATACCTCTGAGAGCTACGCACGACCGGGCGGTTATCTCGCGCATTGGCGGATTTCATCACAGCAGGAAGTGTCCCGTTGTGATTTGGGCGGGCAGCCGGACTCGGTCGCCATTTCGCCGGATAAGTCGTTTGTGGCCGTGGCGATTGAAAATGAGCGGGATGAAGATCTGAATGACGGTAAACTGCCGCAGTTCCCTGCGGGTGGTCTGGTGTTGATTCCACTCAAATCCGGTGTGCCTGTGTGCGATGAAAAGCGTTGGGTCAGCCTGACCGGGCTGGCGAAAATTGCTCCCGCGGATCCAGAACCGGAATTTGTTGCCATTAATGCACAGAATCAGATTGTGGTGACATTGCAGGAAAATAATCATCTGGTCATTGTCGATGGCCGCAGCGGTCAAGTGGTCAATCATTTCTCTGCGGGGGAAGTGAATCTGGATCATGTCGATATCAAACAGGAAAAAGCCCTGCATTTTGATGGTTCGCTGCATCAGGTCCGTCGGGAACCGGATGCGGTGAAATGGCTGGATGATCATCGCTTTGTCACCGCCAATGAAGGAGATTACAAGGGCGGCTCCCGCGGGTTTACGATCTTCGATACAACCGGAAAAGTGCTTTATGAATCGGGAATGGATTTAGAACATCGTGCCGCGCTGGCCGGGCATTACCCGGAGAAACGTTCTGAAAATAAAGGTATTGAGCCGGAAGGGCTGGCGGTTGGCACCTTCGGTGGTCAGCAGTATATCTTTGTGTTGTCTGAACGTGGTTCGGTTGTCGGAGTATATCGGGACACCGGTGCTGCACCGGAGTTTGTTCAGTTGCTGCCGTCCGGGATATCGCCGGAGTCAGCGGTTGCACTGGCTGGCCGGGGATTGTTCGTGACGGCCAATGAAACGGATTTGGGCGAGGAAGGCGGAGCGCGTGCCCATGTCATGGTGTATGAGTGGCGTCAGGGCGTAGCGGCGTATCCGCAGATTCAGTCGGTGATGCACCGTGGTCAGCCAGTTGGCTGGGGGGCTCTGTCCGGGCTGGCTGCCGATGAACAGCATCCGGGACGTTTGTATGCCGTAAATGATAGTTTCTACAAGAAACAGCCTGCAATTTTCCGGATTGATGCCCGCCGGCGTCCGGCTCTGATTGAGGAGATGATTCCGGTAACCCGTGACGGGAAGACTGCAAAGGGGCTTGATCTGGAAGGGATCACACCGGATGGAAACGGCGGTTTCTGGCTGGCCTCTGAAGGCAACCGTCAGAAAGCGGTGCCACATGCTTTGTATCATGTGAATGCTCAGGGTGAAATTCTGGCGCAGGTCGATTTCCCCGCCCGGTTGCTGGAAACTGAAACCCGGTTCGGTGCTGAGGGGCTGACCAAAATTGGTGATGTGCTGTGGGTTGCGATACAGCGTCCCTGGAAAGATGATCCCAAAAATACCACCAAACTGCTGGCGTATCATTTGAAGGAGAATCGTTGGCAGGCCGTCCGTTATCCGCTGGAAGCCGTGGAGAACGGTTGGGTCGGGTTGTCTGAAATTGCTGCTTATGGTGATTCTCTGTATTTGATCGAGCGGGACAACCAGATTGGTGAACAGGCGGTGATTAAACAGATCACCCGAGTCCGGCTGAAGGATCTCAATCCTGCTGATCTCGGTACTGAATTACCGCTGGTTCGCAAAGAAGTGGTTCGTGACCTTTTACCTGACCTGAAATTAAGCGGCGGGTATGTGGTGGATAAAGTTGAAGGCCTGACTTTTGACATTACCGGACAGGCATTTGTGGTCACTGACAACGATGGGGTAGATGACAGTTCAGGAGAAACGCTGTTTTTCTCACTGGGAAATTTCAGTACCGCGCAATAA
- the pxpB gene encoding 5-oxoprolinase subunit PxpB — protein sequence MIRFDSVSETCLMVMLADEIDLDLTPLIARLASQIDADFTNQLIDIVPAYTSILIHFHPDKVTERLLRERVQLCYERWQGKSRHTGGKLIELPVYYHPEVGPDLVSLAEVKGLSIDEVIALHSGQIYTVCAIGFAPGFAFLASVDEAIAMPRHAEPRLSVAPGSVGIANQQTAVYPSQSPGGWQIIGNCPKSLFNPQQEPMTPFQVGDQVRFQPVDRTAFQSLGGEIWPHWK from the coding sequence ATGATTCGATTCGATTCTGTTTCTGAAACCTGCCTGATGGTCATGCTGGCCGATGAGATTGATCTCGACCTGACACCTTTAATCGCCCGGCTTGCCAGTCAGATAGATGCTGACTTTACGAATCAGCTGATTGACATCGTGCCTGCTTATACTTCCATTCTGATTCATTTTCATCCGGATAAAGTCACGGAGCGCCTGCTCAGAGAGCGGGTTCAGCTGTGTTATGAGCGCTGGCAGGGGAAGTCCCGGCACACGGGCGGCAAACTCATCGAATTACCCGTTTATTATCATCCTGAAGTCGGCCCGGACCTGGTTTCACTGGCGGAGGTCAAAGGCTTGAGTATCGACGAGGTGATTGCGCTGCACAGCGGGCAGATTTATACCGTCTGTGCCATTGGTTTTGCGCCGGGTTTTGCATTTTTAGCCAGCGTGGATGAAGCCATTGCGATGCCGCGTCACGCAGAGCCCCGGCTCAGTGTCGCGCCCGGCAGTGTCGGGATCGCGAATCAGCAAACAGCCGTGTATCCGTCGCAGTCTCCCGGCGGCTGGCAAATTATCGGGAATTGTCCGAAATCCCTGTTTAACCCGCAACAGGAGCCAATGACACCATTTCAGGTCGGGGATCAGGTGCGTTTTCAACCCGTTGACCGAACTGCTTTTCAGTCTCTCGGAGGGGAAATATGGCCACACTGGAAGTAA
- a CDS encoding gamma-glutamylcyclotransferase family protein yields MYIFGYGSLINRASRQRTGQTGQAVPAVVEGLERHWGKVDRTYSISPLVAMPGEGRCNGVLVKVEEDALMHFDHRERGYTRMEVDPAHITQHEILKFDASVWVYVKTNPAPPCQLNPIMQTYVDTVLAGCLSISDAFARTFIDTTSGWHHPLENDRNAPKYGNLAGVEAAHLPVIDRLIHPVRTHG; encoded by the coding sequence ATGTACATCTTTGGCTACGGCAGTTTAATTAATCGCGCATCCCGCCAGCGGACTGGCCAGACGGGTCAGGCTGTTCCCGCTGTTGTGGAAGGTTTAGAACGCCATTGGGGCAAAGTTGACAGGACCTACAGCATTTCGCCGCTGGTGGCGATGCCCGGGGAAGGACGCTGTAACGGCGTGCTGGTGAAAGTCGAAGAAGATGCTCTGATGCATTTTGACCACAGGGAAAGGGGATACACTCGTATGGAGGTTGATCCGGCCCATATCACACAGCACGAGATTCTGAAATTTGATGCGTCGGTCTGGGTCTATGTGAAAACAAATCCGGCTCCGCCGTGTCAGCTCAACCCGATCATGCAAACATATGTCGATACGGTTCTGGCAGGGTGTTTGTCTATTTCTGATGCTTTTGCCCGAACCTTCATTGATACCACTTCCGGCTGGCATCACCCGTTGGAAAACGATCGCAATGCGCCGAAGTACGGCAATCTGGCCGGAGTTGAAGCGGCGCATCTTCCGGTGATTGACCGTCTGATCCACCCGGTGCGGACACATGGCTAA
- a CDS encoding LysR family transcriptional regulator, whose translation MKTGIKRSQHVTLKMLRYFREVAQSGHFTQAAKRLNITKSPLSAQIKALESLLGVALFERDTRNVTLTAEGKQLWQECVRIFDTIDVSLNRVQQVGRAQASTLNIGLMSSVFWAGFGEAIRAFQQQYPEIRIQLLEMAPKKQKQALANHSIDIGLVRYADTLHCDPLGVKSVFREEMLVVVSDQHSLKSRKAISVRELSEEAFVLLHQENSASSQYMMDLCNAQGVSLSIHQQVVEPNTLMAIVSASPYISIVPASYRNHPWPHVCFIPLKESISADICALLPDAGPSPSAMLFLDTVSAFLTETQ comes from the coding sequence ATGAAAACAGGCATCAAACGGAGTCAGCACGTCACACTGAAAATGCTGCGCTATTTCCGGGAAGTAGCACAGAGCGGGCATTTCACTCAGGCAGCCAAACGGCTCAATATCACCAAGTCACCATTGAGTGCTCAAATCAAGGCGCTGGAATCATTGCTGGGCGTTGCGTTGTTTGAACGGGACACCCGTAACGTCACGCTGACGGCGGAAGGCAAACAACTCTGGCAGGAATGTGTGCGGATTTTTGACACAATCGACGTGTCTCTGAACCGGGTACAGCAGGTTGGCAGAGCGCAGGCATCCACGCTGAATATCGGTTTGATGAGTTCTGTATTCTGGGCGGGATTTGGTGAGGCCATCCGGGCGTTTCAGCAACAATATCCGGAAATCAGGATCCAGTTGCTGGAAATGGCGCCGAAAAAACAGAAGCAAGCTTTAGCTAACCACAGTATTGATATTGGCCTGGTTCGCTACGCAGATACTTTGCATTGTGACCCTCTGGGTGTGAAGTCTGTGTTCCGGGAAGAGATGCTGGTGGTGGTTTCGGATCAGCACTCGCTCAAGTCCCGAAAGGCGATCTCTGTCCGCGAATTATCAGAGGAAGCCTTTGTGTTGCTTCATCAGGAAAACTCGGCTTCTTCTCAATATATGATGGATTTATGTAACGCGCAGGGGGTGTCGCTGTCAATTCATCAGCAGGTAGTGGAGCCGAATACGCTGATGGCAATTGTTTCAGCCAGTCCGTATATCTCGATCGTTCCTGCCAGTTACCGCAATCATCCATGGCCGCACGTTTGTTTTATCCCGCTGAAAGAGAGCATTTCCGCAGATATTTGTGCTCTGTTACCGGATGCCGGTCCGTCTCCTTCGGCGATGTTATTTCTGGATACAGTCTCGGCGTTTTTAACTGAAACACAGTAA
- a CDS encoding biotin-dependent carboxyltransferase family protein, which translates to MATLEVMRSGAHTLVQDTGRLGVARQGLSQGGAADLHAYCWANYLLGNPMDCAQLEITVGQASFKAHADIECALTGAEMQASLDGESVGTWATFVMRKGQTLQLGYARSGLRAYLAIQGGIDVPRVLGSRATVVRNEIGGVEGRALRQGDHLPIRPSQIRHHPRYVPPRFIPDYDSPAELHLMVSSQWDLFPPDARNQFFDNHYHVLPESDRMGCRLEGNAILGGPAGIVSEGIALGAVQIPPNGQPIVLLNDRQTLGGYPKLGCVARIDLPRLAQARPGKDIRFIRGDLVSLRKAWQRFSHFFGLPY; encoded by the coding sequence ATGGCCACACTGGAAGTAATGCGTTCCGGGGCACACACTCTGGTACAGGATACCGGCAGGCTGGGTGTTGCCCGGCAGGGCTTAAGCCAGGGCGGCGCAGCAGATCTGCATGCTTATTGCTGGGCCAATTATCTGCTGGGGAACCCGATGGACTGTGCTCAGCTGGAAATTACGGTAGGGCAGGCCAGTTTCAAGGCGCATGCGGATATTGAATGTGCCCTGACCGGTGCAGAAATGCAGGCCAGCCTGGATGGTGAATCGGTCGGCACTTGGGCGACTTTCGTCATGCGTAAGGGGCAAACCCTCCAGCTGGGCTATGCCCGTAGCGGTTTGCGTGCCTACCTGGCGATTCAGGGCGGCATTGATGTTCCCCGTGTCCTCGGCAGCCGCGCCACTGTGGTTCGCAATGAAATCGGGGGTGTTGAAGGCAGAGCGTTGAGACAGGGAGATCACCTGCCTATTCGTCCAAGTCAGATTCGCCATCATCCCCGATATGTGCCGCCCCGTTTTATTCCTGACTATGACAGTCCGGCTGAACTGCATTTGATGGTTTCGTCGCAGTGGGATTTATTTCCGCCCGATGCCCGCAATCAGTTCTTTGATAATCACTACCATGTCCTGCCGGAAAGTGACCGCATGGGCTGCCGGCTGGAAGGCAACGCGATTCTGGGAGGGCCTGCGGGAATTGTGTCTGAAGGCATCGCACTGGGCGCAGTACAGATTCCGCCGAACGGGCAGCCAATTGTTCTGCTGAATGACCGGCAGACTTTAGGCGGGTACCCCAAACTGGGATGCGTGGCCCGTATTGATTTGCCCAGACTGGCACAGGCCCGGCCGGGAAAAGACATCCGATTTATTCGCGGCGATTTGGTATCATTGCGCAAAGCATGGCAACGTTTCTCACATTTTTTCGGGTTGCCATATTAG
- the yeiP gene encoding elongation factor P-like protein YeiP, with protein sequence MPKASEIKKSAAIEHEGKVYFVKEISKLTPSGRAGSSLYRMRMYDVATNAKADVSFKADDIITLADFSRHPASFSYIDGEEYIFMDNEDYTPYHFNKEMIEEECLFITEDIQGLHVLVVNGAPVALELPSTVDLDIVETDPSIKGASASARTKPAVLSTGLTVQVPEYIANGDRIRVNTLEHKYMNRVEK encoded by the coding sequence ATGCCAAAGGCGAGTGAGATTAAAAAGTCTGCAGCCATTGAACACGAAGGTAAGGTTTACTTTGTTAAGGAAATTAGCAAGTTAACCCCAAGCGGCCGCGCCGGAAGCAGCCTGTACCGTATGCGTATGTATGATGTTGCGACGAACGCGAAAGCGGATGTGAGCTTCAAGGCCGATGACATCATCACGCTGGCAGATTTCAGCCGCCATCCGGCGTCTTTCTCTTACATTGACGGCGAAGAGTACATCTTCATGGACAATGAAGATTACACGCCGTATCACTTCAATAAAGAGATGATTGAAGAAGAATGTCTGTTTATCACGGAAGATATTCAGGGTCTGCACGTACTGGTTGTGAATGGTGCACCTGTTGCGCTGGAACTGCCTTCTACTGTTGATCTGGATATCGTGGAAACTGATCCGTCTATCAAAGGTGCTTCTGCAAGTGCGCGTACCAAGCCTGCCGTGCTGAGCACAGGTCTGACAGTTCAGGTGCCTGAGTACATTGCCAATGGCGATCGAATCCGTGTGAACACACTGGAACACAAATACATGAACCGTGTAGAGAAGTAA
- a CDS encoding 5-oxoprolinase subunit PxpA — protein sequence MKLNCDMGESFGCWQMGNDAAVMPWIDMANIACGFHASDPDIMSETVACAVAHQVMIGAHPGYDDKPGFGRRSIPHSPVEIRHLVAYQTGALEAICQLHGGHVAYVKPHGALYHDMMGNPAVLEAILTATAAMNRQRATPLSLMVLAQRDNRAIEAIAQQYQVSLLFEAFADRAYDEQGKLVARSQPGAVHHDNNRIRQQALELASGHVTTLNGRILSLRADTLCVHGDNPESIATIADIRKAMTV from the coding sequence ATGAAACTGAATTGTGATATGGGTGAAAGCTTCGGTTGCTGGCAAATGGGGAATGACGCAGCGGTCATGCCCTGGATTGATATGGCCAACATTGCCTGCGGCTTTCATGCCTCAGACCCTGACATTATGTCGGAAACGGTCGCCTGTGCCGTCGCGCATCAGGTGATGATCGGTGCGCATCCGGGTTATGACGATAAACCCGGTTTTGGACGGCGCAGCATTCCTCACAGCCCTGTCGAAATTCGCCATCTGGTGGCGTATCAGACCGGTGCGCTGGAGGCAATCTGTCAGCTGCACGGCGGACATGTGGCTTATGTGAAGCCACATGGTGCGCTTTACCATGACATGATGGGGAATCCGGCAGTGCTGGAAGCGATTCTGACAGCCACGGCTGCAATGAACCGCCAGCGAGCAACTCCCCTGAGCCTGATGGTGCTGGCACAGCGTGATAACCGTGCGATTGAGGCGATCGCACAGCAATATCAGGTCAGTTTGCTGTTCGAAGCCTTTGCTGATCGTGCCTACGATGAACAGGGGAAACTGGTCGCCAGAAGCCAGCCCGGTGCGGTACATCATGATAACAACAGAATCAGGCAGCAGGCACTGGAGCTGGCGTCCGGACACGTCACAACGCTGAATGGCCGGATATTATCATTACGGGCGGATACCTTATGTGTGCATGGTGACAATCCTGAATCGATTGCCACGATCGCCGATATCAGAAAGGCGATGACGGTATGA